One Frankia alni ACN14a DNA window includes the following coding sequences:
- a CDS encoding cupin domain-containing protein, with translation MTEAAVVADLDEPSYVHGVHGAAGLSRWKCLVRRSSLFGPWEAVEFAWLPPAGVSGEHLHSRTEELYFIVFGTGVMTIDGKNHPVGAGDLVLTGLGTVHGLRNTGRHELGWLVIEVLGPAATAALSGFRQ, from the coding sequence TTGACCGAGGCAGCAGTCGTTGCGGACCTCGACGAACCGTCATACGTCCATGGTGTCCACGGTGCCGCCGGGCTTTCGCGGTGGAAGTGTCTTGTCCGCAGAAGCAGTCTCTTCGGGCCCTGGGAGGCGGTGGAGTTTGCGTGGCTACCCCCCGCCGGGGTCAGCGGCGAGCATCTTCACAGCCGCACCGAGGAGCTGTACTTCATCGTGTTTGGCACTGGTGTGATGACCATCGACGGGAAAAATCATCCCGTCGGTGCTGGCGACCTTGTTCTCACCGGTCTCGGCACGGTCCATGGCCTGCGGAACACGGGCCGACACGAACTGGGCTGGCTCGTCATCGAGGTGCTGGGGCCGGCGGCGACCGCGGCCCTGTCTGGTTTCCGGCAGTAG
- a CDS encoding phosphopantetheine-binding protein, which translates to MIAKLIGSPPEDVPPDVNLILLGLTSIEIMRMVGRWRRAGFPVAFEELASAPTLSDWLAYLDSLRAR; encoded by the coding sequence ATGATCGCGAAGTTGATCGGGAGCCCGCCCGAGGACGTCCCGCCTGATGTCAATCTCATCCTGCTCGGGCTGACCTCGATCGAGATCATGCGCATGGTAGGTCGCTGGCGTCGCGCGGGCTTTCCCGTGGCCTTCGAGGAACTGGCCTCCGCGCCCACTCTCAGTGATTGGCTTGCGTATCTCGACAGCCTGCGGGCGCGCTAG
- a CDS encoding (2,3-dihydroxybenzoyl)adenylate synthase, translating to MLAGCIPWPDEAAERYRSRGLWRGESLGGLLRTAAERHGPAPALVHGGRRISYAQLDRWVDRLAGGFAGHGLRAGERVVVQLPNVPEFVATCFALFRLGAKPVFALTAHRSREIAYLCDITGAAAYVFPGRHRGFDHPALAREIRAGTHGLRLLFALGDAGDDLIDLSTVDGEAGRLPEQDASDVAFFLLSGGTTAIPKIIPRTHDDYAYQCRATADLIGFTAADVYLAVLPLEFNFTWGCPGVIGTLLSGGTVVLADDPTTDDCFATIERCRVTVTSLVPTLAQLWLEATEWNTRDLSSLRLVQLGGARPARSLVERIGPAFGCELQQVFGMAEGLLTLTRQGDPPETVLGTTGTPLSEEDEIRIVGEDERDLPGGEVGELLVRGPYTLRGYYRAAEHNTRAFTADGFYRTGDLARLTANGDLVIEGRIKDVVIRGGNKTSAAELEEHLLTLPGILRAAVVGLPDELLGERIGAFLVTAGTRPSRHELNQGLQQRGLAEYKFPDQVEFVDELPVTPLGKIDKKALASMTSRDRPSTAHEEGEHGDQFQGNHGPAGRAGATRDDREVDREPARGRPA from the coding sequence GTGCTGGCCGGATGCATTCCGTGGCCGGATGAGGCGGCCGAGCGCTACCGGTCACGGGGCCTATGGCGTGGGGAGTCGCTGGGCGGGCTGCTGCGCACCGCGGCGGAGCGGCACGGGCCGGCTCCCGCCCTGGTGCACGGCGGGCGCCGAATCTCCTATGCCCAGCTCGACCGTTGGGTCGACCGGCTGGCCGGCGGTTTCGCGGGCCACGGCCTGCGCGCCGGCGAGCGGGTCGTGGTGCAACTCCCCAACGTGCCGGAGTTCGTGGCCACCTGCTTCGCGTTGTTTCGGCTCGGGGCCAAGCCCGTGTTCGCGCTGACGGCGCACCGGTCGCGGGAGATCGCGTACCTGTGCGACATCACCGGCGCCGCCGCCTACGTGTTTCCCGGGCGCCACCGAGGATTTGATCACCCAGCGCTGGCCCGGGAGATTCGGGCGGGTACACACGGCCTGAGGTTGCTGTTCGCCCTCGGCGACGCGGGTGACGACCTCATCGATCTGTCCACTGTGGACGGCGAAGCCGGGAGGCTTCCGGAGCAGGACGCATCGGATGTTGCGTTCTTCCTGCTTTCCGGCGGAACGACGGCCATCCCGAAGATCATCCCGCGCACGCACGACGACTACGCCTACCAGTGCCGCGCGACGGCGGACCTTATCGGCTTCACCGCGGCGGACGTCTACCTGGCGGTGCTGCCGCTGGAGTTCAACTTCACCTGGGGTTGTCCCGGCGTCATCGGAACGTTGCTGTCCGGGGGCACCGTCGTGCTGGCAGACGATCCCACCACCGACGACTGCTTCGCCACGATCGAGCGATGCCGGGTCACCGTGACCTCTCTGGTCCCCACCCTCGCCCAGCTGTGGCTGGAGGCGACGGAGTGGAACACCCGTGACCTGTCGAGCCTGCGCCTGGTGCAGCTCGGCGGCGCGCGGCCTGCGCGATCTCTTGTCGAACGGATCGGCCCCGCCTTCGGCTGCGAGCTGCAGCAGGTCTTCGGCATGGCCGAGGGTCTGCTTACCCTCACCAGGCAGGGCGATCCTCCGGAGACGGTCCTTGGTACGACTGGCACGCCGCTGTCCGAGGAGGACGAGATTCGGATCGTCGGCGAGGACGAGCGGGATCTGCCCGGCGGAGAGGTGGGTGAACTCCTTGTCCGCGGGCCGTACACCCTGCGGGGCTACTACCGCGCCGCCGAGCACAACACCCGTGCATTCACGGCCGACGGCTTCTACCGCACCGGTGACCTTGCCCGCCTGACCGCGAACGGCGATCTGGTCATCGAAGGAAGGATCAAGGACGTCGTGATCCGCGGCGGCAACAAGACCTCGGCGGCGGAGCTGGAGGAACACCTGCTCACCCTTCCGGGGATACTGCGTGCTGCCGTCGTCGGCCTTCCCGACGAGCTGCTTGGCGAACGAATCGGCGCCTTTCTCGTCACGGCCGGCACGCGCCCGTCACGGCACGAGCTCAACCAGGGTCTTCAGCAGCGCGGACTGGCCGAGTACAAGTTTCCCGACCAGGTCGAGTTCGTCGACGAACTCCCCGTCACACCGCTGGGAAAGATCGACAAGAAGGCGTTGGCGTCTATGACCAGCCGGGACCGGCCATCGACAGCCCACGAGGAGGGCGAACATGGCGACCAATTCCAAGGCAACCACGGACCTGCCGGGCGAGCCGGAGCTACGAGAGATGATCGCGAAGTTGATCGGGAGCCCGCCCGAGGACGTCCCGCCTGA